The DNA window TGCGGCCTCGCAGTGTTCGTCGAACAGGTGGCCGTTCGGAACGGGTGCCAGAGCCTGCGTGCGTGTCAACTGACCGCTGCGTTCCCCCAGTCGGCACGCGGTACGAGGAGCAAGTGCACCGGCCGCCTCGGGACACCTGGCCCACAGGCGCCCGCTTTTCAGTGCGGAGGCGGGTGACTGTCCGCATGCCCGTGCACCCGAGCACCCAGCACCCCTACCCCGGCCGCCCCCACGGCCTGGCACGCCGTCGTTGCACGGCCGTTGCACGGCTAACCGTTCCGCGAACGACAATCAAATGGTCGAGGACCAGGTGCAGCGCGGCTGGTCGCTCGGCCCGGCACAGTGAAGCCGACTCTCCAGCGCCCCACTGTTCCTCGGGGAGATCTCCCCGCCCCATAGCCGTGATCATTCATTGCTTAAGATCCACTTTCGATACACTGCCTGGTTCGCTCTGACGAGCGCTGTATGGCTTAGGGAGCGGCCAGCCCGGTGAGTCGCAACGGACAGGTGTTCCAGGCTGGGCGACCTCGTGGGGGAATCGCCCCAGTAGGTGCAACTGGTTGCGGCGCGGCGATGAGTCTGCGGGCATCCGCAGGTCTATCTCTTGAGGGAGACAACCGACTCATCTGGAGTAAGCCATGGGCCTCATCGACATCGAGCTGTTCGCGACCCTCGACCTCGTCGGGCAGGCGCCCGGCGGCCCCGACGAGGACCCGGTGGGGTTCCCGTTCGGTGGCTGGCAGGCGCCCCTGCTGGACGAGGTCGCCGGGGCGCAGGTCGGTGCCGCGTACGAAGGCACGGACGCCCTCCTGCTCGGCCGGCGGACGTACGACATCTTCGCCGCCTACTGGCCTCACCAGGAAGGCGGCGAAGACAGCGAGTTCGCCACACTCTTCAACCGAGTCCCGAAGTATGTGGCCTCTCGTGGTAAGCCTGACCTCTCGTGGGCCGGGTCCACGCAGCTCGGCCCGGACCTCGCGGACTCGGTGCGCGAGATCCGTGACCGGCACGAGCACGTGAAGGTCGTCGGGAGCCTGAACCTCGTGCAGTCTCTCCTGCGCGAGAAGCTCTTCGACCGGCTCGACCTCTGGCTGCACCCGATCGTGCTTGGTGTCGGGAAGAAGGTCTTCGACGATGGCGCGGTGCCCACCAACGTCACGCTCCTCGCACCGCCGGTAGCCAGCCCGAAGGGCACCGTCTACCTGCGCTACGGGCTCGCCGACGGCACTCCCGCGACGGGGGACATGAGCGCACCCGATCGCGGTGTCGGAAGCGACGACTGAGGCCGCCCCGCCGTCGCGGGTCCTTACCGCAGTGGAGGGGACACCGGCTCGCCCGGGCGTCGATGACTCGAGACGAACATCCCGGTCGTGCGTTCCGGCATTCACGATGGACCGTCGACGCCAGATTCAAGATCGCGGCGGGCAACTGCCTACTGCGGCTTGGTCGCGATCTGGATCAGGTTGCCGCAGGTATCGTCGAAGACGGCGGTGGTGACGGGGCCCATTTCCAGGGGTTCCTGGGTGAAGCCGACGCCGAGGCCGCGCAGGCGCTGGTACTCCGCCTGTACGTCGTCGACGGTGAACTGGGCGAGCGGGATGCCGTCCTTGACGAGCGCGTCGCGGTAGGTCTTGACGGCCGGATGGCCGGCGGGCTCGAGGAGGAGTTCGGTGCCGTCGGGCTCGTCGGGCGAGACGACGGTCAGCCACCGGTCCTCTTCGCCTACCGGGACGTCGTGCTTCTTCACGAAGCCGAGAATTTCGGTGTAGAAGTGCTCGGCCTTCGCCTAGTCGTCGACGAAGACGCTGGTCAGATGGATCCTCATGGGGTGCTCTTCTCTGGTCCGGATGCGTCGGGCACGAGCCATCGCTCGGCTATCTGCCGCAGCGGGGCTGTATGCAGGTCGTGGAACTTGTAGCGGCCCTCCCGTCTGGTCTCGACGAGCCCGGCGGCCTCCAGCACGGCGAGGTGCTGGGAGACAGCCTGACGTGAGATGCCGAGCTGGTGCTTCATGCTCAGGCGGGAGCAGATCTCGAACAGTGTCTGTCCGGACTTCTCCGCGAGCTCGTCGAGGATGGTGCGGCGGGTGGGGTCGGCCAGGGCTTTGAATATGTCGTCGGCCACGACCACAGGATAGGTAACCACGTACTTGCCTATCAAGTTGTGGCGCGTCCCGTCCCGAGTCGCCCGTCCTTCAACCCTCTTTGCGACTTGATCGCTCTCGTCCCGGGATGCGCGACCGCCGCAGCCCGATCACGCCCTGGTTGTCCTCGCCGGTGCGCATGCACAGGGTCGAGGCCGTGCGGGCTTGGCTGACGAGGCTCTCTCCGCACGGGTAGATCGGCACACCGCGCCAGGAGGGATGCGGTGTGCCCCAATGTCGACGGCCTCGGCTGGCAGGTCGGCGTAATGGGCGCATCCCGAGGGCCGGCCCTCAGGGCCGCGGCCGCACCTGCGGCGTGCCGCAACGCCTGGTCGAGCAGACCGCCGCCGTGATGCAAGATTTTCACTCCCTCGGCACCGGGTGCCGAGGGAGTTGTCGGACGTACGTCCGGTCGCGGGGCGGCACCGCACTCGGTGCCGGGGGGCAGATTGCGTGGATGAGGTAGTCCTCGACCTGCCGGTCGGCGCACGCGAGTCCCAGGCTTTCAGGCCGGGAGGATGTCACGCCGCAGCTTCGAACAGACGGTCCGAATCATCGAGCTCTTCCTGTATTGCGGGGCGGCACCGGCTATGGCGCGAAGGAGCCCCTACCGCCCCCCGGCGCACGGCCCCACCGGTGTGGCCCCGCCCGCACCCTACGGCGTTCGGTGACAGGTTCACCGGCCCGCAGCCAGCACCGACACCATGGCCACACCAGGTGGCACAGCGTGGTGGTTACGCCAGGCGTAAGGGGGCGCGGTCGCGGAGCAGCCGTAAGCATGGGAACCCCGGCCCGACCAGCGCGGGGGCTCCGTGGTGCAGGTGTTCAGTGGTTGCTGCTGTTGTTCGCCGTGCCGTCTGCTTTCGTGTTGGCGTTGTTGTTCGCCGTGTCAGAGAGGGTGCTGTTGATGAGCGAGCCCAGGACGTTGACGGAATCCAGGGCGGCGACGTTGTTGAGTGCACCGTCGACGACGCCCGCCTGCGCGGGGGCCACAGAGGCAAGGGCTGCACCGGCGGTGAGTGCTGTGATGGCGATGATGCGTGAGGGTGACTTCTTCATGTCGTGATCAACTCCCACAGCGCCTGCGGGACACGGTCCAGCGCAGCTGATCGCTGACGCTCACAGTATGCGGCGCAGTACTCGTATCCGGCCCAGCCCGCCCTCTGCGGCCGCTTCACCGTCGGCCGTGAGCGGCCGCACTCCACGGGCGCGGAATCCACGATCCAGTACTCGTCGAACCAGCAGTCGGTGTCCGCCGCTGGCAGCCGGATCACGCGCGTGACCAGCGTGGCCCTCAGCCGCTTGTTCCCCCCCGGCTGCTCCGGTACTTACGGGAACATCGCACTCAGACGGGAGTCAATGAAACGCAGTCATCTGGACTCCGAGTGAAGCCCAAAACCGCCCGGCCAACCGCGAGCGCGACCGGTTCGGAATCCGTCAGCCATGGCGGCCGACCCAGCCATCGCTCCGCCACGATCACGTCGTCGATCTTCACGTACAGCGCGGTCAGCAGGACATCCAGATCATTCGTCACAGAAGATCATGAGAGCTCTGCCCTGTTCGCGGCCCTGCCATCTCATTCAGGGTGCCTCCACGAGGGCTGCACCCCCCGAAGCCGAGTCGGCAGCCGTACGAGCACCAGCGAGAGCAAGCACCCGTGACAGGGTGAAGGAATGACGACAAACCGCGAGTACTCATCCGGTCTCCACCCCACCGGCCTCACACCATGGTCGGACACCACGGAGGCCCACAGCGATCTCCTCGCGGCGAAAGCGCTCCTCTACGACCCCTGCGGGTTCTCCTGTTCGCAGCCAGTCCCCGAAGTCGAAAGTGCCGAGTATGGGGCCCACGAATTCACCCTGAACGGCCTCGCCATCCGGTTCCGAGCAGCCAAGACGACCCCAACCAAGATCGGCCAGTTCGTCACCCTATGGAAGAGATCCCCGGGCGGGCCCATCCAGCCCTTCGACACCACAGACCCCGTCGACCTCTTCGTCATCAGCAGTCGTGACGACAACCACTTCGGCCAGTTCGTGTTTCCCATGGACGCTCTCCGCCGGCACGGGGTCGTATCAGCAGCCGGCTCCAGCGGGAAACGAGCCTTCCGCCTCTACCCGCCGTGGGTGACCACCACCAACCGCCAGGCCAGCAGCGCGCAGGCATGGCAGCTGGACCGCTTCCTGCACCTGTACGAGGACAGGCCCCTCGACTCCGCCCGCGCCCAGGAGCTCTACCACCCATAGGACGGCGCCGGCGGACCACAAGACGGCACATGGTGGCCCTGCGGCTGGCGACTGATCAGGCGATTTCGGTTCTCAGGCTGGTAACCGCATGAATCTCGCGTCTCTGCTCCCAGAATGCGGACACAGGCGCAGGGGGTCCCTCCTGAGAGCTGTTCGTAAGGGCGGAGTCCTTACCGGCGTCTGCGTCTTGGGCTGATCAAGGATCAGCTGTCCCTTGAAAGGCCCGCTTCCTGTGCGTCGATCAGCTCGTCCCAGTTCTCTCGCGTCCACTCGCAGGCTGCGTCGAGCGGCCCCAGTAGGCCCCGGCCGAGCGGGGGCAGGGCGTACTCGACACGTCGCCCTGTGCCCTCGGACTCCTCCCGCACGACGAAACCGTCCCGCTCAAGCCTGCGCAGGGACTGGGTCAGCGACTTGGCCGTGACGCCACGCAGCGGGACCTTGAGCTCCGAGAAGCGGCGCGGGCCGTCCTGCAGGCATCGCAGGATCAGCGTGGCCCACTTGTCGCCCACGCGGAACGGCACCAGCGGGGACGGACAGACGGGGTCGAACATCTCAGGATCCAGAGGGGCCCGTTCGGCCTGCGGCTTGGTCATGATCCACACCGTAGGGCGGTATCCGATCGGAAACCAGTCCTCGGCCTACGCTCCCGTCCATGAAAGCCAAGAGCAGCAGGATCATCATCTTCGGGGCTGGCGGTCGGGTCGGCCGGGCGGCCGTGGCGGAGGCCCGGAGACGGGGCCACGAAGTCACCACGACAGGGCGGGCCGACGGAAACGTCACGGACCCAGCCGCCGTGGCGCGGCTCGCGGCCGGGCACGAGGCGGCGATTGTCGCCGTGTACGACGCCGGGACGCGCCCCGGCGAGTTCTTCCCCGCGGTTGCCCGCGCCCTCGCGGAAGGGCTCCCGGCGGCTGGGGTGAAGCGGCTGGTGTCCGTCGGGCTGGCGTCCGTACTGCCCACCGCGTCCGGGGACTTGCTGATGGACACCCCCGGATACCCGCAGGAATGGCGGGAGTTCTATGTCGGCCACGGCGCCGGCACCGAGGCTCTGCGCACGGCCGCGCCACAGGCGCTGGACTGGGTAGTGCTGAGCCCGGCAGGGGACTTCGACCACGAGGGCGAGTCCTCGGGCCGGTACGCGCTCACCCTGGCCGCCACCGACAGTCGGATCACGCCCGCAGACTTCGCCCGCGCACTGCTGGACGAGGTCGAGGTCCCAACCCTGCACCAGACCCACGCGGGAGTGTCCGCCGTATGACCGACACGGTCCACGACAACCCGACTCCCTGGATCGCCGACCACATCCGCCGCTTCGAGGAGACCGGCGGCCGCCCCCGCCCCGGAGTGGCCGATCTGCTCCTGACCACCCGGGGCCGCAAGTCCGGCCTTCTGCGCCGAACGGCGCTGGCGTACGTCCGGGACGAGGACGCGTACGTCCTCACGGCGTCCAACGCGGGGGCGGACCGCCACCCGGCCTGGTACCTGAACCTGCTGGCTACCCCGGAGGTCACCCTCCAGGTCGGCGCGGCCACCTTCACCGCGACGGCCCGGCCGGCCACGGCGGCCGAGTCGGCCCGCCTGTGGCCGGTGGCCGCAATGCCCTCGTACGCGGTCTACCGCACGGCGACGACCCGGGAGATCCCTCTGGTCGTGGTACAGCCCGACCACGTCACGGACCTTGTCCCCGAACAGCGGATCCTTGGACAGCTGGAAGGTCTCGGCCCGGTGAGGCTGACCCAGGGGCGTTCGAACCTGACGCAGTCAGGCCGTGCGGGCGCGGAGACGGCGCAGCATGCGTGGGTCCTCGAAGCCGACTGAGCGGGCGGCGGCGCCGATCGTCGCGCCGTGGTCGATGAAGTGCTGGGCGCGTTCGAGGCGCAGGGTGTGCTGGTAGCGCAGGGGGGTGAGCCCGGTGGCGCGGCTGAAGAGGCGGGTGAGGGTGCGTTCGCTCACCCCGACGGCCGAGGCCAGGGTGGGCAGCGGGAGCGATTCGTCGAAGCGGGCGTCGATGAGGTCCTGGGCACGGTGCACGATGTCGTCGAGGTGGGACCGGTGCCGGAGCATCGCGCTGGATTGCGGTTCATGGCCGTTGCGGCGAGCGTAGACGACCATGTCCCGGGCCACCTGGGCGGCGACGGCCGGGCCGTGCCGGGTCGCGACCAGGTGCAGGGCCAGATCGATGCCGCTGGCGATGCCGGCCGAGGTGATCACCCGGTCGTCCGCGGTGAACAGGACGTCGCGGACGATCACCGCCCTGGGGTGGCGCAGGGCCAGTTCGTCCTGCATGTCGTGGTGGGTGGTGCAGCGACGGCCGTCGAGCAGGCCGGCCTGGCCGAGTGCGTCGGCTCCGGCGCAGACGCTGGCCACCGTCCCACCCCTGGCGTGGTGGTCCCGGAGGACGTGCAGGAAGGCGGCGCCGATGGCGCGGGCGTCGGCCCGGGTGCCTGTCCGCCAGCCGGGCACCACGATGAGATCCTCGGGCCCGAGCTCGGGCCAGTCGAGTCCGGCCACCAGCGGCAGCCCCTGGGCGGTGGAGACCTGTGGCTGTTCGGCGATGTAGGAAAGTACGTAGGGGTGCCCGAAGTCGGCGGCCGTGGAGAAGACCTGCGCGGGGCCGGCCAGGTCCAGCAAGTGAACTCCGGGCACCAGGAAGAAGACGATGTGGCTCACGATTCGGTCATCATGCCGGAAGTCCAGCTGCGGCCTCCAGCTGGTCGACCGTCGCGATGGTGGCGAAGCGTCCGGCAAGGGCGTACTCGGTGCGCCTGATG is part of the Streptomyces agglomeratus genome and encodes:
- a CDS encoding dihydrofolate reductase family protein codes for the protein MGLIDIELFATLDLVGQAPGGPDEDPVGFPFGGWQAPLLDEVAGAQVGAAYEGTDALLLGRRTYDIFAAYWPHQEGGEDSEFATLFNRVPKYVASRGKPDLSWAGSTQLGPDLADSVREIRDRHEHVKVVGSLNLVQSLLREKLFDRLDLWLHPIVLGVGKKVFDDGAVPTNVTLLAPPVASPKGTVYLRYGLADGTPATGDMSAPDRGVGSDD
- a CDS encoding ArsR/SmtB family transcription factor; translated protein: MADDIFKALADPTRRTILDELAEKSGQTLFEICSRLSMKHQLGISRQAVSQHLAVLEAAGLVETRREGRYKFHDLHTAPLRQIAERWLVPDASGPEKSTP
- a CDS encoding MepB family protein produces the protein MTTNREYSSGLHPTGLTPWSDTTEAHSDLLAAKALLYDPCGFSCSQPVPEVESAEYGAHEFTLNGLAIRFRAAKTTPTKIGQFVTLWKRSPGGPIQPFDTTDPVDLFVISSRDDNHFGQFVFPMDALRRHGVVSAAGSSGKRAFRLYPPWVTTTNRQASSAQAWQLDRFLHLYEDRPLDSARAQELYHP
- a CDS encoding winged helix-turn-helix transcriptional regulator, with amino-acid sequence MTKPQAERAPLDPEMFDPVCPSPLVPFRVGDKWATLILRCLQDGPRRFSELKVPLRGVTAKSLTQSLRRLERDGFVVREESEGTGRRVEYALPPLGRGLLGPLDAACEWTRENWDELIDAQEAGLSRDS
- a CDS encoding NAD(P)-dependent oxidoreductase, whose translation is MKAKSSRIIIFGAGGRVGRAAVAEARRRGHEVTTTGRADGNVTDPAAVARLAAGHEAAIVAVYDAGTRPGEFFPAVARALAEGLPAAGVKRLVSVGLASVLPTASGDLLMDTPGYPQEWREFYVGHGAGTEALRTAAPQALDWVVLSPAGDFDHEGESSGRYALTLAATDSRITPADFARALLDEVEVPTLHQTHAGVSAV
- a CDS encoding GlxA family transcriptional regulator is translated as MSHIVFFLVPGVHLLDLAGPAQVFSTAADFGHPYVLSYIAEQPQVSTAQGLPLVAGLDWPELGPEDLIVVPGWRTGTRADARAIGAAFLHVLRDHHARGGTVASVCAGADALGQAGLLDGRRCTTHHDMQDELALRHPRAVIVRDVLFTADDRVITSAGIASGIDLALHLVATRHGPAVAAQVARDMVVYARRNGHEPQSSAMLRHRSHLDDIVHRAQDLIDARFDESLPLPTLASAVGVSERTLTRLFSRATGLTPLRYQHTLRLERAQHFIDHGATIGAAARSVGFEDPRMLRRLRARTA